A genome region from Osmerus mordax isolate fOsmMor3 chromosome 27, fOsmMor3.pri, whole genome shotgun sequence includes the following:
- the pdcb gene encoding phosducin b — protein MSDRPIDEEELPVTHTGPKGVINDWRRFKLESMDQDSLPPQKRELLRQMSSPQKPNDDPRGGLNRKMSVQEYELLKEEDENSLKKYRRQCMQEMHERLSFGPKFEGVYELESGDAFLEVIEKEHRLTVVVVHIYKAGVKGCEELNSCLDCLAGEYPSVKFCRIDAVSTGAGERFHDDVLPTLLVYKAGELLGNFLAATQHLNEEFFATDVEAFLNGYGLLPEKEAPGMEAEEQADVE, from the exons ATGTCTGACAGACCAATAGACGAGGAGGAActtccagtcacacacacag GCCCAAAAGGAGTCATCAATGACTGGAGGCGATTCAAGCTGGAGAGCATGGACCAGGACTCTCTGCCCCCACAGAAGAGAGAGTTGCTGCGTCAGATGTCATCCCCACAGAAGCCCAACGATGACCCCAGGGGAGGCCTCAACCGCAAG ATGAGCGTCCAGGAGTACGAGCTGTtgaaggaggaggacgagaacaGCCTGAAGAAATATCGTCGCCAGTGCATGCAGGAGATGCACGAACGCCTGAGCTTCGGTCCCAAGTTCGAGGGCGTGTACGAGCTGGAGAGCGGCGACGCCTTCCTGGAGGTCATCGAGAAGGAGCACCGTCTGACCGTGGTGGTGGTCCACATCTACAAGGCTGGGGTCAAAGGTTGCGAGGAGCTCAACAGCTGTCTGGACTGCCTGGCTGGCGAGTATCCCAGCGTCAAGTTCTGCAGGATCGACGCGGTGTCCACGGGCGCCGGCGAGCGTTTCCACGACGACGTTCTGCCCACGCTGCTGGTGTACAAGGCCGGCGAGCTTCTGGGTAACTTCCTGGCGGCAACGCAGCACCTGAACGAGGAGTTCTTCGCCACAGACGTCGAGGCGTTCCTCAACGGGTACGGCCTGCTGCCGGAGAAAGAGGCGCCTGGGATGGAGGCAGAGGAGCAGGCGGATGTGGAATGa